In Halichondria panicea chromosome 9, odHalPani1.1, whole genome shotgun sequence, a genomic segment contains:
- the LOC135341117 gene encoding uncharacterized protein LOC135341117 isoform X1: MCSSYIHLQAMQALRSIFGRAQRADTPVEPPPCVQAFSTESDGRHYYWRGAGPGERSTIIAVYDSRTEQWSLKPTTGPPPPGEWGGSSVCVGRYLYTFGGWNGSSYVNDMYKLDFSTLQWTKIQPSDPDSQPIKKYVCGLVSVDKKTLCCFGGHGIGPTHSGPTFTRDTQNPNGSGYTNEFLLFDVQNGVWSFTELKGEVPPPCSGFTFTKVDQHRAVLFGGRQPDNRVNGVYIFDFRNMEVTKVERVQGEPLPVGRAGHSACCLNYGEDHPQLLVYGGLGNDNNTLGDMWILDVDTGKWTEVTPPESVKPRVLHSTTATSLRQGLAEVLIFGGRQEKEGDNLAETTIMRFESTGPTASGAAGKWDLVDVAYNDTRGSSQRLGEKRIRQTTACASSVNETISQDRVRALEHQLQAAEQREQDTQRRCEQLLHEKDRELALKIRELSTKDNEITMKDREMVIKAQGLTKANRRCVDMERQLREVQQTVQDANRRESDLCAQNTALRRELEGKTRELVAHNTEVWRIPSIRVNTMRTIGTGGWGEVLEGTVRVAVKRLFAAIVNPRNLERFQREMRLLAEVRHPNLVQFIGTVFDQSPPLIITELLDINLRQAYETNQLVPGNRLSIFIDIARALDYLHQRYEPIIHRDVSAPNVLLQQIPNHQWKGKVSDLGSANFLQHAQTMGEGAIIYSPPEVIPQPFARPPPQTVKIDLYSYGIVLAEVTASRFPSQDNFPDMFERIERERPAVYELIVHCTKRDPSDRPSMVEVLVELNKIVPF, encoded by the exons ATGTGTTCATCCTACATACATTTACAGGCAATGCAAGCTCTTCGCTCCATATTTGGCCGAGCACAACGAGCAGATACCCCTGTTGAACCACCACCTTGTGTGCAAGCATTCTCCACTGAATCTGATGGACGCCATTACTATTGGAGGGGGGCTGGTCCAGGAGAAAGGTCAACCATCATTGCTGTGTACGACTCAAGAACTGAGCAGTGGAGCCTCAAgcccaccactggacctcCACCCCCTGGAGAGTGGGGTGGTagctctgtttgtgtaggtcgtTACCTATACACTTTTGGTGGTTGGAATGGGTCTTCTTACGTCAATGACATGTATAAGCTAGATTTTAGCACTCTCCAGTGGACCAAAATTCAACCCTCTGATCCTGATAGTCAACCTATTAAAAAATATGTCTGTGGACTTGTCAGCGTGGATAAGAAAACTCTCTGCTGCTTCGGAGGACACGGTATTGGCCCCACACATTCAGGACCAACTTTCACCAGGGACACACAAAACCCTAATGGAAGTGGGTACACAAATGAGTTCCTTCTTTTTGATGTGCAAAATG GTGTCTGGTCGTTCACAGAACTCAAAGGAGAGGTACCTCCTCCCTGTTCTGGCTTCACATTCACCAAAGTGGACCAGCACAGGGCAGTCCTCTTTGGAGGAAGACAACCTGACAATAGGGTTAATGGTGTCTACATATTCGACTTTAGGAATATG GAGGTCACTAAGGTGGAGCGAGTACAGGGAGAGCCATTACCAGTGGGGAGGGCAGGCCATTctgcctgttgtctcaactatggCGAAGACCATCCTCAACTACTGGTGTACGGAGGACTGGGTAATGACAACAACACACTGGGGGACATGTGGATACTGGATGTTGACACTGGCAAATGGACAGAA GTGACACCTCCAGAGTCAGTGAAACCACGTGTTCTTCACTCCACCACTGCCACCAGTCTGAGACAAGGACTTGCTGAGGTTCTCATATTTGGAGGTCGTCAAGAGAAAGAGGGGGATAACCTTGCAGAGACAACCATAATGAGATTCG AGTCGACTGGACCCACAGCGTCTGGTGCTGCTGGGAAGTGGGATCTCGTAGATGTTGCCTACAATGACACTAGAGGCTCTAGTCAGCGACTGGGAGAGAAAAGGATCAGGCAAACAACTGCTTGTGCCTCATCAGTCAATGAGACCATCTCTCAAGATCGggtgagggctctggaacATCAGCTACAAGcagcagagcagagagagcaGGACACTCAACGTCGCTGTGAACAACTGTTACACGAGAAGGATCGAGAATTGGCTTTAAAAATTCGGGAATTATCTACGAAAGACAACGAAATAACTATGAAAGATCGAGAAATGGTTATAAAAGCTCAAGGATTGACCAAAGCCAACCGTCGCTGTGTAGATATGGAGAGACAACTCAGAGAAGTTCAACAAACGGTGCAAGATGCCAACAGAAGAGAATCTGACCTATGTGCTCAAAATACAGCTCTCAGGAGGGAGTTAGAAGGCAAGACTAGAGAGTTGgtagcacacaacacagaggtgtgGAGGATTCCGTCAATCAGAGTGAACACGATGAGAACAATTGGCACTGGAGGGTGGGGGGAAGTGCTAGAGGGAACGGTGAGGGTAGCTGTCAAACGACTCTTTGCTGCTATTGTCAATCCACGGAATCTGGAGAGATTCCAGAGAGAAATGAGGCTTTTGGCTGAAGTACGACATCCCAACCTGGTGCAGTTCATTGGGACAGTGTTTGACCAGTCCCCTCCTCTTATCATCACGGAGCTTCTGGACATTAATCTCAGACAAGCGTACGAGACGAATCAACTGGTACCAGGAAACCGCCTCTCGATCTTCATCGACATTGCCCGAGCTTTGGACTACCTGCATCAGCGCTATGAGCCCATCATCCATCGTGATGTAAGTGCTCCCAATGTCCTCCTCCAGCAAATCCCCAACCACCAGTGGAAGGGAAAGGTATCTGACCTCGGCTCAGCCAACTTCCTGCAACACGCTCAGACGATGGGAGAGGGGGCCATAATCTACTCCCCTCCGGAAGTCATCCCTCAACCATTTGCACGACCTCCTCCACAAACTGTCAAGATTGACCTGTATAGCTACGGCATTGTGTTGGCTGAAGTGACTGCCAGTCGTTTCCCGAGTCAAGACAATTTTCCTGACATGTTTGAGCGAATTGAGAGAGAGCGTCCTGCAGTGTACGAACTGATTGTCCACTGCACTAAGAGAGATCCTAGTGATCGACCCAGTATGGTAGAGGTGCTTGTGGAACTAAACAAAATAGTACCTTTTTAA
- the LOC135341117 gene encoding uncharacterized protein LOC135341117 isoform X2, protein MQALRSIFGRAQRADTPVEPPPCVQAFSTESDGRHYYWRGAGPGERSTIIAVYDSRTEQWSLKPTTGPPPPGEWGGSSVCVGRYLYTFGGWNGSSYVNDMYKLDFSTLQWTKIQPSDPDSQPIKKYVCGLVSVDKKTLCCFGGHGIGPTHSGPTFTRDTQNPNGSGYTNEFLLFDVQNGVWSFTELKGEVPPPCSGFTFTKVDQHRAVLFGGRQPDNRVNGVYIFDFRNMEVTKVERVQGEPLPVGRAGHSACCLNYGEDHPQLLVYGGLGNDNNTLGDMWILDVDTGKWTEVTPPESVKPRVLHSTTATSLRQGLAEVLIFGGRQEKEGDNLAETTIMRFESTGPTASGAAGKWDLVDVAYNDTRGSSQRLGEKRIRQTTACASSVNETISQDRVRALEHQLQAAEQREQDTQRRCEQLLHEKDRELALKIRELSTKDNEITMKDREMVIKAQGLTKANRRCVDMERQLREVQQTVQDANRRESDLCAQNTALRRELEGKTRELVAHNTEVWRIPSIRVNTMRTIGTGGWGEVLEGTVRVAVKRLFAAIVNPRNLERFQREMRLLAEVRHPNLVQFIGTVFDQSPPLIITELLDINLRQAYETNQLVPGNRLSIFIDIARALDYLHQRYEPIIHRDVSAPNVLLQQIPNHQWKGKVSDLGSANFLQHAQTMGEGAIIYSPPEVIPQPFARPPPQTVKIDLYSYGIVLAEVTASRFPSQDNFPDMFERIERERPAVYELIVHCTKRDPSDRPSMVEVLVELNKIVPF, encoded by the exons ATGCAAGCTCTTCGCTCCATATTTGGCCGAGCACAACGAGCAGATACCCCTGTTGAACCACCACCTTGTGTGCAAGCATTCTCCACTGAATCTGATGGACGCCATTACTATTGGAGGGGGGCTGGTCCAGGAGAAAGGTCAACCATCATTGCTGTGTACGACTCAAGAACTGAGCAGTGGAGCCTCAAgcccaccactggacctcCACCCCCTGGAGAGTGGGGTGGTagctctgtttgtgtaggtcgtTACCTATACACTTTTGGTGGTTGGAATGGGTCTTCTTACGTCAATGACATGTATAAGCTAGATTTTAGCACTCTCCAGTGGACCAAAATTCAACCCTCTGATCCTGATAGTCAACCTATTAAAAAATATGTCTGTGGACTTGTCAGCGTGGATAAGAAAACTCTCTGCTGCTTCGGAGGACACGGTATTGGCCCCACACATTCAGGACCAACTTTCACCAGGGACACACAAAACCCTAATGGAAGTGGGTACACAAATGAGTTCCTTCTTTTTGATGTGCAAAATG GTGTCTGGTCGTTCACAGAACTCAAAGGAGAGGTACCTCCTCCCTGTTCTGGCTTCACATTCACCAAAGTGGACCAGCACAGGGCAGTCCTCTTTGGAGGAAGACAACCTGACAATAGGGTTAATGGTGTCTACATATTCGACTTTAGGAATATG GAGGTCACTAAGGTGGAGCGAGTACAGGGAGAGCCATTACCAGTGGGGAGGGCAGGCCATTctgcctgttgtctcaactatggCGAAGACCATCCTCAACTACTGGTGTACGGAGGACTGGGTAATGACAACAACACACTGGGGGACATGTGGATACTGGATGTTGACACTGGCAAATGGACAGAA GTGACACCTCCAGAGTCAGTGAAACCACGTGTTCTTCACTCCACCACTGCCACCAGTCTGAGACAAGGACTTGCTGAGGTTCTCATATTTGGAGGTCGTCAAGAGAAAGAGGGGGATAACCTTGCAGAGACAACCATAATGAGATTCG AGTCGACTGGACCCACAGCGTCTGGTGCTGCTGGGAAGTGGGATCTCGTAGATGTTGCCTACAATGACACTAGAGGCTCTAGTCAGCGACTGGGAGAGAAAAGGATCAGGCAAACAACTGCTTGTGCCTCATCAGTCAATGAGACCATCTCTCAAGATCGggtgagggctctggaacATCAGCTACAAGcagcagagcagagagagcaGGACACTCAACGTCGCTGTGAACAACTGTTACACGAGAAGGATCGAGAATTGGCTTTAAAAATTCGGGAATTATCTACGAAAGACAACGAAATAACTATGAAAGATCGAGAAATGGTTATAAAAGCTCAAGGATTGACCAAAGCCAACCGTCGCTGTGTAGATATGGAGAGACAACTCAGAGAAGTTCAACAAACGGTGCAAGATGCCAACAGAAGAGAATCTGACCTATGTGCTCAAAATACAGCTCTCAGGAGGGAGTTAGAAGGCAAGACTAGAGAGTTGgtagcacacaacacagaggtgtgGAGGATTCCGTCAATCAGAGTGAACACGATGAGAACAATTGGCACTGGAGGGTGGGGGGAAGTGCTAGAGGGAACGGTGAGGGTAGCTGTCAAACGACTCTTTGCTGCTATTGTCAATCCACGGAATCTGGAGAGATTCCAGAGAGAAATGAGGCTTTTGGCTGAAGTACGACATCCCAACCTGGTGCAGTTCATTGGGACAGTGTTTGACCAGTCCCCTCCTCTTATCATCACGGAGCTTCTGGACATTAATCTCAGACAAGCGTACGAGACGAATCAACTGGTACCAGGAAACCGCCTCTCGATCTTCATCGACATTGCCCGAGCTTTGGACTACCTGCATCAGCGCTATGAGCCCATCATCCATCGTGATGTAAGTGCTCCCAATGTCCTCCTCCAGCAAATCCCCAACCACCAGTGGAAGGGAAAGGTATCTGACCTCGGCTCAGCCAACTTCCTGCAACACGCTCAGACGATGGGAGAGGGGGCCATAATCTACTCCCCTCCGGAAGTCATCCCTCAACCATTTGCACGACCTCCTCCACAAACTGTCAAGATTGACCTGTATAGCTACGGCATTGTGTTGGCTGAAGTGACTGCCAGTCGTTTCCCGAGTCAAGACAATTTTCCTGACATGTTTGAGCGAATTGAGAGAGAGCGTCCTGCAGTGTACGAACTGATTGTCCACTGCACTAAGAGAGATCCTAGTGATCGACCCAGTATGGTAGAGGTGCTTGTGGAACTAAACAAAATAGTACCTTTTTAA